In Mobula hypostoma chromosome 12, sMobHyp1.1, whole genome shotgun sequence, one DNA window encodes the following:
- the pcsk9 gene encoding proprotein convertase subtilisin/kexin type 9 isoform X2 encodes MIDEGETLPGSFAERRNQNKPAPFHRSNIDAWRVPGQYIVVLKENTEKSQAEHTIRKLRNKAAKHGYMSELVLVFHEVFKGFVIKMSSDMLDLALSLPHVEYIEEDSSVFAQTIPWNLNEIVPSGNSAEQYTPPNDGELAEVYLLDTSVQSNHREIEGKVFATEFKSIPEEDGTRFYRQASKCDSHGTHTAGVVSGRDSGVAKGANIRTVRILNCQGRGTVSGALAGLEFIRKTLMVQPYQPVIVLLPFAGRFSQTLNSACRQLAWTGVALIAAAGNYKDDACLYSPASEPEVITVGATNRDNQPTTSGTLGTNFGRCVDLFAPGDDIVSASSDCVTCFTSNSGTSQAAAQVAGISAMIMSTDPNITVSELRQRLIHYSTKKAINDIWFPEDQRLVTPNRIARLSSPVLTENQLLCRTVWSKISGLAHSAKATVHCDKNEEMFSCSSFSKNGKRRGEHIEEDQGKKKCVAHNAVGSRGVYAVARCCTWPRTECLVNASSVADDGTTQMAGCPHKDFVLTGCSSHSLSAFSDTTMPHENKKCLGQKETISHATCCRAPSLVCKVKEQHSTGQMEKVMVSCDEGWTLTGCSAYSHRSHTHGAYAVDNTCVVSYTGKGKGAAAIGICCQKRREL; translated from the exons ATGATCGATGAAGGGGAGACTCTCCCGGGTTCTTTTGCTGAGAGGAGGAATCAGAACAAACCTGCACCCTTCCACCGTTCCAACATA GATGCTTGGAGGGTGCCTGGCCAGTACATAGTGGTGCTTAAAGAAAACACAGAGAAATCCCAGGCAGAGCACACCATACGCAAGCTTCGTAACAAGGCCGCCAAGCATGGCTATATGTCTGAACTTGTCCTGGTATTCCATGAGGTCTTCAAAGGCTTTGTCATAAAAATGAGCAGTGATATGCTGGACCTG gCTCTGAGTTTACCTCACGTTGAGTATATTGAAGAAGACTCCTCTGTGTTTGCTCAGACTATCCCTTGGAATCTAAATGAAATTGTTCCTTCAGGAAACTCAGCAGAACAATACACCCCACCAA ATGATGGTGAACTGGCAGAAGTTTACTTGCTCGACACTAGTGTACAGAGCAACCATCGAGAGATTGAAGGGAAAGTTTTTGCAACAGAATTCAAAAGTATTCCAGAAGAGGATGGCACTCGGTTTTACCGCCAG gctaGTAAATGCGATAGCCACGGAACTCACACTGCGGGTGTGGTTAGTGGGCGCGACTCTGGTGTTGCCAAAGGAGCCAATATCCGCACTGTGAGAATTCTTAATTGCCAGGGAAGGGGTACTGTAAGTGGAGCACTGGCGG GTTTGGAGTTCATCAGGAAAACTCTGATGGTTCAGCCTTACCAACCTGTAATTGTGCTGTTGCCCTTCGCTGGAAGATTTAGTCAGACTCTGAACTCAGCCTGCAGACAATTAGCATGGACAGGCGTAGCATTGATCGCAGCTGCAGGAAATTACAAGGATGACGCCTGTTTGTATTCACCTGCCTCAGAACCGGAG GTCATCACTGTAGGTGCCACAAATCGTGACAATCAGCCGACCACAAGTGGAACCCTAGGAACTAACTTCGGTCGTTGTGTTGATCTTTTTGCTCCTGGCGATGACATTGTCAGTGCTTCTAGTGATTGTGTCACGTGCTTCACCTCGAATAGCGGAACATCGCAGGCAGCAGCTCAAGTGGCAG GCATTTCGGCGATGATAATGAGCACTGACCCTAACATCACAGTATCTGAACTACGCCAGAGACTAATTCATTATTCCACAAAGAAAGCAATCAATGACATCTGGTTTCCAGAGGATCAGCGTTTAGTCACGCCCAACAGAATTGCAAGATTGTCTTCGCCTGTACTAACAG AGAACCAGCTGTTGTGCAGGACCGTGTGGTCAAAGATATCAGGGCTTGCACACTCAGCCAAAGCTACAGTGCACTGTGACAAGAATGAGGAAATGTTCAGTTGTTCAAGTTTCTCAAAAAATGGAAAGAGAAGAGGGGAACATATAGAG GAAGACCAAGGCAAGAAGAAGTGTGTCGCTCATAATGCTGTTGGGAGTCGTGGGGTTTATGCAGTTGCCAGGTGCTGCACTTGGCCAAGAACTGAATGCCTCGTCAACGCAAGTTCAGTGGCTGATGACGGCACCACACAAATGGCAGGCTGTCCACACAAGGACTTTGTCCTCACTG GCTGCAGCTCCCATTCCCTTTCAGCATTCAGTGATACAACAATGCCTCATGAAAACAAGAAGTGTCTTGGGCAAAAGGAGACAATCTCACATGCTACCTGTTGCCGAGCTCCAAGTCTTGTATGCAAGGTGAAGGAACAACATTCCACAGGCCAAATGGAAAAG GTGATGGTGTCATGTGACGAAGGCTGGACCCTGACTGGTTGCAGTGCATATTCCCACCGGTCACACACTCACGGAGCATATGCTGTGGACAACACCTGTGTGGTATCCTACACAGGAAAGGGGAAAGGTGCAGCAGCCATTGGCATATGCTGCCAGAAGAGGAGAGAACTGTAG
- the pcsk9 gene encoding proprotein convertase subtilisin/kexin type 9 isoform X1 — protein MGCFSARLLILFCSASFQVASDFAGEQMIDEGETLPGSFAERRNQNKPAPFHRSNIDAWRVPGQYIVVLKENTEKSQAEHTIRKLRNKAAKHGYMSELVLVFHEVFKGFVIKMSSDMLDLALSLPHVEYIEEDSSVFAQTIPWNLNEIVPSGNSAEQYTPPNDGELAEVYLLDTSVQSNHREIEGKVFATEFKSIPEEDGTRFYRQASKCDSHGTHTAGVVSGRDSGVAKGANIRTVRILNCQGRGTVSGALAGLEFIRKTLMVQPYQPVIVLLPFAGRFSQTLNSACRQLAWTGVALIAAAGNYKDDACLYSPASEPEVITVGATNRDNQPTTSGTLGTNFGRCVDLFAPGDDIVSASSDCVTCFTSNSGTSQAAAQVAGISAMIMSTDPNITVSELRQRLIHYSTKKAINDIWFPEDQRLVTPNRIARLSSPVLTENQLLCRTVWSKISGLAHSAKATVHCDKNEEMFSCSSFSKNGKRRGEHIEEDQGKKKCVAHNAVGSRGVYAVARCCTWPRTECLVNASSVADDGTTQMAGCPHKDFVLTGCSSHSLSAFSDTTMPHENKKCLGQKETISHATCCRAPSLVCKVKEQHSTGQMEKVMVSCDEGWTLTGCSAYSHRSHTHGAYAVDNTCVVSYTGKGKGAAAIGICCQKRREL, from the exons ATGGGCTGCTTCTCGGCGCGGTTACTGATTCTCTTCTGCTCTGCATCTTTTCAGGTTGCGTCGGACTTTGCAGGGGAGCAGATGATCGATGAAGGGGAGACTCTCCCGGGTTCTTTTGCTGAGAGGAGGAATCAGAACAAACCTGCACCCTTCCACCGTTCCAACATA GATGCTTGGAGGGTGCCTGGCCAGTACATAGTGGTGCTTAAAGAAAACACAGAGAAATCCCAGGCAGAGCACACCATACGCAAGCTTCGTAACAAGGCCGCCAAGCATGGCTATATGTCTGAACTTGTCCTGGTATTCCATGAGGTCTTCAAAGGCTTTGTCATAAAAATGAGCAGTGATATGCTGGACCTG gCTCTGAGTTTACCTCACGTTGAGTATATTGAAGAAGACTCCTCTGTGTTTGCTCAGACTATCCCTTGGAATCTAAATGAAATTGTTCCTTCAGGAAACTCAGCAGAACAATACACCCCACCAA ATGATGGTGAACTGGCAGAAGTTTACTTGCTCGACACTAGTGTACAGAGCAACCATCGAGAGATTGAAGGGAAAGTTTTTGCAACAGAATTCAAAAGTATTCCAGAAGAGGATGGCACTCGGTTTTACCGCCAG gctaGTAAATGCGATAGCCACGGAACTCACACTGCGGGTGTGGTTAGTGGGCGCGACTCTGGTGTTGCCAAAGGAGCCAATATCCGCACTGTGAGAATTCTTAATTGCCAGGGAAGGGGTACTGTAAGTGGAGCACTGGCGG GTTTGGAGTTCATCAGGAAAACTCTGATGGTTCAGCCTTACCAACCTGTAATTGTGCTGTTGCCCTTCGCTGGAAGATTTAGTCAGACTCTGAACTCAGCCTGCAGACAATTAGCATGGACAGGCGTAGCATTGATCGCAGCTGCAGGAAATTACAAGGATGACGCCTGTTTGTATTCACCTGCCTCAGAACCGGAG GTCATCACTGTAGGTGCCACAAATCGTGACAATCAGCCGACCACAAGTGGAACCCTAGGAACTAACTTCGGTCGTTGTGTTGATCTTTTTGCTCCTGGCGATGACATTGTCAGTGCTTCTAGTGATTGTGTCACGTGCTTCACCTCGAATAGCGGAACATCGCAGGCAGCAGCTCAAGTGGCAG GCATTTCGGCGATGATAATGAGCACTGACCCTAACATCACAGTATCTGAACTACGCCAGAGACTAATTCATTATTCCACAAAGAAAGCAATCAATGACATCTGGTTTCCAGAGGATCAGCGTTTAGTCACGCCCAACAGAATTGCAAGATTGTCTTCGCCTGTACTAACAG AGAACCAGCTGTTGTGCAGGACCGTGTGGTCAAAGATATCAGGGCTTGCACACTCAGCCAAAGCTACAGTGCACTGTGACAAGAATGAGGAAATGTTCAGTTGTTCAAGTTTCTCAAAAAATGGAAAGAGAAGAGGGGAACATATAGAG GAAGACCAAGGCAAGAAGAAGTGTGTCGCTCATAATGCTGTTGGGAGTCGTGGGGTTTATGCAGTTGCCAGGTGCTGCACTTGGCCAAGAACTGAATGCCTCGTCAACGCAAGTTCAGTGGCTGATGACGGCACCACACAAATGGCAGGCTGTCCACACAAGGACTTTGTCCTCACTG GCTGCAGCTCCCATTCCCTTTCAGCATTCAGTGATACAACAATGCCTCATGAAAACAAGAAGTGTCTTGGGCAAAAGGAGACAATCTCACATGCTACCTGTTGCCGAGCTCCAAGTCTTGTATGCAAGGTGAAGGAACAACATTCCACAGGCCAAATGGAAAAG GTGATGGTGTCATGTGACGAAGGCTGGACCCTGACTGGTTGCAGTGCATATTCCCACCGGTCACACACTCACGGAGCATATGCTGTGGACAACACCTGTGTGGTATCCTACACAGGAAAGGGGAAAGGTGCAGCAGCCATTGGCATATGCTGCCAGAAGAGGAGAGAACTGTAG